ACGGCTTCCGCACCTACGAAGCCATTGAAACCGCCCTCTATCACAACCTCGGACGCCTACCCGAGCCGGAATTCACCCACAGATTCTGGTGAGGAGGCACAAAAAAAAGCCCTCGGAAGACGAAGTATCAGCGAGATCCCCAGAACTCGTGCGGAGCGCGCTTCAGCGCCGCCGTCGGCCGATGCGTGTTCGATATCGCGCGGCGCGCTCCGTGGAACTTGCGTTCCACTTCCACGCGTCGCTCTCCTTCGCCTCGGCATCAGCCCTGGCGGCGCGGCATCCGCGCGCTACAGGGCACTACCTTCTGGGCGCCGTTCGGAAAATCACGCGATCGACGCAATGCCAATCGCATCCTTCACCGAAACGGCCGACCTCGCCAACCTTCATCTCCCTCGGGCCACAGTGGACCGCTCTTCGCGGGTGCCGGTTTCCCGGCGGGGTGGTGCAGGAGTCGAACCTGCCACAGCCAGATGCTTAGTCTGGTGCTCTACCGTCTGAGCTAACCACGTGATGGTGGTCCGCGCAACCTTCGTCATAACCCAGTCACGGAACGCGCTTGCGGAAATCCGTCAATCAGGACCGCCGCGCGCCGCTGGCCCGGTTGCAACAAACCACTAACGTGACACAGGATGACCTGATTCAGTTCGAATCTGGCTCAGAGTTCTGAAACGATTCGAGCAACACAGCGCAACTCAAGAGCTCGTCGATCTTTGCTTTGAGCGTTTGGAATAGACTGTGCTTATGCTCAGCCATCACCTGAATTTCATTGCTTGAGACGCGAAACCCGTGTTTGCAGCCTCGCAACTCCTTGGTAACGCGACCACTATTGTGAGCTAGCGCATGGCGTACTAACCGCGCGATTGACACTTCGTGACAATTCCAACAACTCTCGCAAATTGCACCGCCAAAGGCCGACTTCATGTCAGCTGCAACTTCTTTCTGTCCACGGGCACGGTAATCGCTTTTCTGCAGTGCGATGCGAAGACATTCGGTAAGGAACCACTCGTAGGTGTAGTAAAGGGATCCGTAGCACATTCGCTCAATGCTCCATAGCGTGACCGCAAAGGGCCGCTCGGCGACAAATGCACTCCAAAAAGTAGGCGTCGTCGCGAGCGTGTATTCGCGTGCGCTTTGCAAGGAGCGCTGTGCCTCTTGGTCAATTTCCGTCACACATGAATGAAGCCGCCTTTCGAGCGTTGGGCGCACGTTTTCACCTTTTGAGCGAAGTTTTTCGACTAGCACTCCCCGGATTGCACCAATTGTTGCAATGGAGCTTGGCACCGCGTCCTCGAGTATGCTTGACTTTGTAGTTTCGAGGCATTTCGCCATGATCCAGGGAAGTGCATGAGCATGCGACGCCGCCTGCCAATTGCGGACTAGGTCGAAAACGGGACCTCGGAATCGCGTGTGACTGCTCGCCTGCATCGTTCGACCAGCCCAGTCGTTGTCGAAGAATGGCTGATACAACTCGATGCGCTCATCAATCCAAAACTGTCGCTCTTGATTGTCCATGCGCTTCTGCTCCGTTCCACAACGCCAATTGGCCGCAACGTGCGTAGCTCCAATAGGATCGAATCCGTCGAACTTGTGCAAGACGCCGGTGGGAGTCGAACCCACATCTGAACCGCTCTGCAGGCGGTCGCCTCGCCGACTGGCTTCAGCGTCATTATTTCGATTGTCCTCGCCAGGAATCGAACCTGGTCTACGACCTTCGCAGAGTCGCGTGCGAAATCCGGCACACTCCGAGGACGAGTCTTCCTTCTATTTCACTGGACCGCCGGGGAGTCGAACCCCGATGTTCTGGTTGCAGGCCAGATGTCGTCCCGTTGGACCAGCAGCCCAAATGTTTGCTTCACTGGCGTGACAGGGCGTCGCACGGGAATCATCGCGCTGCAACGTTCAGGAGGCAGCTAGCAGGTAGTGCGTCGCTTGGTCGCCGGCGGCTTGAGCGTCTTCCAGACCGTCCTGGCATAGTTCTTTTCCAATCGCACCAGACTGGTCAAGCGTATGTCGATCGTCCGGAATTGTCCTTTCGGCAGCTTGACGAAAATGAACGGCAGGCAGATCGCCTTAACCTTCATCGGCGCGCGGTCGTCCGTGGGGAGGCGGCGCAATCGCACCAACTCGCTCCGGTCCGTCGCCAGCATTTCGCACCAGAGGAACGACGGCAACTCAACAATCTCGCTCAATACGGTGACGAAATCACCGCGACGCAAGTCTTCGGGCGCCACCAAGGCGGCGACGGATGTGCCTTCATTTTCTTGCAATCGGGTATCCATGTGAATTCGTCTAATGTTCGTCGATTCAACATTTGCATCAATCGCTACGCGAAAGTAGTTAACGTCCAACCGGACGATGCGCCATGCAGCGCTCGACACGGCAATCACGTCTAGACCAACCAAGACGGCAATTGGTTCACGAGCAATCGGAGATTGCCTTCAAAACGCAGCTAGGAATCCCATGGGACCGTGCAGCCTCGTTAAGTAACCGGAGTGAGAGTCGAACTCACAGATTCACGAGGCTCTCGACCTCAAAGAATGCGGCTTCACGCGACTGATCGACTTGGACGCCGTCAAGTTTGACAACTGGCTGGACGATCAAGCGACAGCAGGAATGTCCGCTGAGAACCGCAACGAGTTTCGATCAGCGCTTTTGAGCGTCATTTGGCACATGCCCCAATACGTGCCCCAGAAACTGACTCGACTAGGCAAGATGTGGCAAATCTTTTCAAAAGGGCAGTTGATGCCGGTCTCGCGTTCCAATCGAGCGTCATCGACGTAACGTCTTGCTACGTCAATGAAAAAGGCCCGTTGACAAGCATTGTCAACGAGCCTTGGAAGGTGGAGCGGAAGGGAGTCGAACCCTCGACCTCTGCATTGCGAACGCAGCGCTCTCCCAACTGAGCTACCGCCCCAGATCACTTCTTGCTGCCTTCTCCAGAAAAGCCGTCGGCTCACCGGTCGCTGGCAAGCCCCGAATTGTAAGACTCGAATCGGTTGTTGTCAAAACGGGTCGGACGCGAAACTGTGTCGGAACACTCGTTTTGGAAACTAGCCAAATTGCACAGTTTCGATCACTTGTTCGCGGCCAGCGCGGTGCGATTCCGCCAGGGCGTCCAGCACCGCGATCGCCGTTGCCGATTGTTCCGGTGGAACCGGCACCGGGGCGTCGTCGTATACCGACTGGGCGAATTGCCGGATCACTTCATGATGCGCTTTCTCGCCGGCGGGTTCGCCCAATTCCACGTCCCAGGGGATGCGGTCGGTTTCGCCGCTGATGACCACGTCTGGCCAAGCCAGGCCGCGCTCCTTGCCGAACAGGTGCATCCGCCAGAATTCGGCCTCTTTTTGGAAGCCCAGCCAACTGACTTCCAGCGAGAGTAACGCGCCGTTCTCGAAGCGGACCATGCCGGCGGCGAAATCGTCGACTTCCACTTCCTCGTGGTTCCATTGGCCCCACTCGCTGCCCAAATCGGCGCGTCGCGAGAGATGGTCGTACATGCCTCCGGTGACGGAGACGGGCCGAGGGCAGCCCATCATCCACCAGGTCAGGTCGAACATGTGGATGCCGAGATCGTAGATCGCTCCCCCGCCGCTCAAGTGTCGCCGGGTGAAACCCGGTCGCGCGGGCAGCCGCCGGCGGCGCAGCCATTGCCCGCGGGCGTAATAGACATCGCCGAGCGGATGGCGTTCGAGGTATTGTCGCAGTTGCAACATCGACGGGCCGAACCGCAGGTGTTGCGCAACCATCAACTTGCGGCCGGTGCGACGCGCGGCTGTGAGCATCGCGAAAGCATCGGCGCGATTCGTGGCCATCGGCTTTTCCACGAGCACATGCTTGCCGGCCTCCAGCGACGCGATCGCCACTTCGGCGTGCAATCCGCTTGGAGCGCAGATATCGACGACGTCGATTCGCTCGTCGGACAGCAACTCACGATAGTCAGTAAAGCGGAGTGGAACTTGCTCTTCGCCAAAATGCACGAGAGCGTCCGCGGATGCATCGGCCACGGCTAGCACGCGCGTGAAAGGAATCCGCTTCCAAGCCGGGAAATGTTGATCGCGCGCAATCATGCCCGCGCCGATCAGGCCGATGTTCAACTGAGAAGCGCCACTGGATTGCGTCAAGTCGAGATCCCCGGATCGTCGAGGCAAGGCCAGCAGCACGGGCCCGGTACTAAATCACACGATAGTCTTCGGGCTATGAGTGCGACGTGGGTGCCTGGGGCTGAGGCAAACAAAACATGTAGCCAAGTCGAAATAGCTGGGGCATCGTGTCGTGTTGTTGACAAATCTAATGAAGCCCCAGAGAGCTGGACCATGGTGACGGCGAATTCACTGCCCCTGCCCCAGGCACCCGTCAAACGGAACCCAATGATTTAGGCATTGCGAAGCGCTAATCCTCCATGACCTCGGCTTCCTTGGCCCGGGCGAGATCGGTAGCGCGTTGCTCGAACTTCTTCGTCAGCTCCTGCACTTCTTCCTTGGTGCGATCGCAATCGTCCTCGCTCATCACTTTGTCTTTTTGCTCCGCTTCGGCGGCCTTGTTGCCGTCGCGACGGACATTGCGAATGGCGACCTTGGATTCCTCGGTGAGTTCCTTGATGCGCGTGACGAGCTTCTTGCGAACCTCGGTCGACAACGGCGG
The nucleotide sequence above comes from Planctomycetia bacterium. Encoded proteins:
- a CDS encoding Gfo/Idh/MocA family oxidoreductase; this translates as MTQSSGASQLNIGLIGAGMIARDQHFPAWKRIPFTRVLAVADASADALVHFGEEQVPLRFTDYRELLSDERIDVVDICAPSGLHAEVAIASLEAGKHVLVEKPMATNRADAFAMLTAARRTGRKLMVAQHLRFGPSMLQLRQYLERHPLGDVYYARGQWLRRRRLPARPGFTRRHLSGGGAIYDLGIHMFDLTWWMMGCPRPVSVTGGMYDHLSRRADLGSEWGQWNHEEVEVDDFAAGMVRFENGALLSLEVSWLGFQKEAEFWRMHLFGKERGLAWPDVVISGETDRIPWDVELGEPAGEKAHHEVIRQFAQSVYDDAPVPVPPEQSATAIAVLDALAESHRAGREQVIETVQFG